From the genome of Mucispirillum schaedleri ASF457:
TACTAATTTCAGCAAACTTAACCCACAGCTTATTAACCAGACTTATGACCCAGATAATGCATTCAGTATTCCTTTTATGTGGGGGACTACTGCTATTGGTATAAATGCAAAATATATTGATCCTGCAACAATATCTTCATGGGAAGATTTATGGAGAGAAGAATTTAAAGGAAAAGTTATGCTGCAAAATGATTTAAGAGAAGTTTTCCATGCAGCACTTCATTCCCTTGGTTATTCTGGAAATACAAAAAATAAAGAAGAATTAGAAGCAGCATATAACAAACTTGTAAAACTTATGCCTTCTGTTAAACTTTTTAATTCAGATTCTCCTAGAACTCCATTTTTAAATGAAGAAGTATATATTGGTATCATGTGGAGTGGCGAAGCATTTATGGCTGCTCAGGAAAATGAAAATATTAAATATATCTACCCAAAAGATGGTGCTGCTGTATGGGTAGACAGCCTTGTAATTCCAAGCAAAGCTAAAAATATAGAAAATGCTTATAAATTTATTGATTTTATTATTCGTCCAGATATATCTGCTCAAATTTCTAACTATGTAGGATATACTACTCCTGTAAAAAAAGAAGAAGTGGCTCAGTATCTTGATGAAACATCAAAAAACAGCAGAACTATCTTTCCTACTGACGAAGATTTAAAAAATTCTGAATTTCAGCTTGATGTAGAAGAAGCTCTGCTATTATACAGTAGTTACTGGGAAAAATTAAAAATAGGTGAATAATCAGTAATTATATAAAAACAAACCCATTTTATTTGAAATGGGTTTGTTTATAATACATTCTTTTCTATTTGAATATTAGTTTTTATCATTAAGGATTTTAATAAACTATTCTTCTATTTTCTTTTTTTATTCTATAATATATTTATCTTTTTTATAAATTGAATATCTGATGATTACTTTTGCATTTTAGACTTATCAAAATTTTGTATAGCAGTTATTATGAGCCTGATTTTAAATGTGAAAAATCTAAATTAGCTATAATACAGTAGTTCTTATCTGTTTTTAGATACTTTGCTTATAAATAAAGCTCAGTATAGCCTAATTTACTTTAAATTATCTACAATATTTATTACGAATAAATATATCATTTAAACTTGATTTGCCTGACTGCTTATATTTATTATATATTTTACATATCATTCATTTATGTATTTTAAAGCGTCTTGATAATTCACAGGCACTAATTATACCACTTTCTAAGATTGTTAATAGATATTTTCTATACTTATAACTGTTATTTCTTTCTAGATAAATTACTTATATTGATTAGTCTAAATTTTTTGGATAAACCTATCTCTGTATATCTAATATATCCATCCACCAGTCATAAGATTTTACAGATAAAGCAGTTTCTGCTATTTTTATACTGTCAATTAATTTAAGCCTTTTTAAAGAATTTTTTATCCAAATTTCAGCCTGTTTATTGCCACTATCTAATTCTTCCTTAAGAGTAAAAATAAGCTCTAATATATCAGCATCACGGACTATTTCTGCTTCAATACTGCTGCCATTATTAAATTCTAAAATTAAATCAGGAAGTAAAGAAAGCTCTTTTATATTTTCAGCAATATCTTCTACTGCTTTCATTTCTTTTTTTTCTGTATAATGTTTTTGAAAATAATTTATATCTCCAGTTCTTGTTTCTGGTATATCATGAAAAAGTGACAGCAAAACTACCCTGCTGCTGTCTGCATTTAGTCTTTCTGCTAAAATATATGAAATAATTGCTGTTCTATATGAATGGGATGATATGTTCTGATTTCCAGTTCCTAGAAAATCAAAACCACTGCGTTTAAATCGGTTTAATAAACCAGTTTCAAAAATAAAGGCAACTATTTGATTATGCGATGAATGTTTAGACATAAAAAGTAAAATGATATAATAAGCACGATTTAATCATGCTTATTATATCCATTAAATAATTAAAATGATTCTTTAAATGATTTGCCAACAAGAAATTTAGGCATTTTTTTAGCAGGAATAACCATTTCTGCACCAGTTTTTGGGTTACGACCTTTTCTTTCTTTTCTTTCGCTTACAGTGAAAGTGCCAAAACCAACAATAGTTACTCTTTCACCTTTTTTTAATGTTTCAAGAATTGTAGCTTCATAAGCAGATAATACTTTTTCAGCTTCAACTTTTTTTACACCTGTTTTTTGTGCAATAGAATCAATAAGTTCTTTTTTATTCATGTAATACCTCCATAAATATATAGGATAAATTTAGATATTGTATACAATTACTTCTACTTGTCAAGTAAATATATACCATTCATCCCATATTTAATTAATTATTTATTTTATTAATAATTCTGCAATTTGAACAGCATTTGTAGCTGCACCTTTTCTTAACTGGTCACCACTTACAAAAAATGATAAACCATTATCATAGGCTATATCTTCTCTAATTCTTCCAACATAGCATAAATCCTGCCCTGATGCTAAAAGCGGCATTGGATACTGTTTTTCATCAGGATTATCATAAAGTTTAACACCTGAGGCATTAGAAAGTAATTCTCTAGCTTTTTCTGGTGTAAGTTTTTTCTC
Proteins encoded in this window:
- a CDS encoding HU family DNA-binding protein is translated as MNKKELIDSIAQKTGVKKVEAEKVLSAYEATILETLKKGERVTIVGFGTFTVSERKERKGRNPKTGAEMVIPAKKMPKFLVGKSFKESF
- a CDS encoding ABC transporter substrate-binding protein, giving the protein MKKIIILMLVCLAVFACTKKSENEIYVYNWSEYIPDEVIKQFEKETGIKVRYTTYDSNEAMYAKIKITGGADYDVAVPSTYYVQKMQKEGLIQAIDKTKLTNFSKLNPQLINQTYDPDNAFSIPFMWGTTAIGINAKYIDPATISSWEDLWREEFKGKVMLQNDLREVFHAALHSLGYSGNTKNKEELEAAYNKLVKLMPSVKLFNSDSPRTPFLNEEVYIGIMWSGEAFMAAQENENIKYIYPKDGAAVWVDSLVIPSKAKNIENAYKFIDFIIRPDISAQISNYVGYTTPVKKEEVAQYLDETSKNSRTIFPTDEDLKNSEFQLDVEEALLLYSSYWEKLKIGE
- a CDS encoding HD domain-containing protein, which encodes MSKHSSHNQIVAFIFETGLLNRFKRSGFDFLGTGNQNISSHSYRTAIISYILAERLNADSSRVVLLSLFHDIPETRTGDINYFQKHYTEKKEMKAVEDIAENIKELSLLPDLILEFNNGSSIEAEIVRDADILELIFTLKEELDSGNKQAEIWIKNSLKRLKLIDSIKIAETALSVKSYDWWMDILDIQR